Proteins encoded within one genomic window of Actinomycetota bacterium:
- a CDS encoding tyrosine-type recombinase/integrase, with protein sequence LRWGEAAALRRRHVNTLHGRIDVEDATEELGDRLAIGTPKDHQRRSVHLPAFAWREVQDHLDHHAPEDPDALVFGTSNGTAYWNSDFRRRYFKPAVHKAGLPPRLTPHGLRHSCASLWRAAGARVEEVRQQLGHAKASITLDTYTHLFQDRPDSVLDRLDQRHGGGPRVAQMLPKDDDDGVVILRKRA encoded by the coding sequence GCCTGCGCTGGGGCGAGGCTGCCGCGCTGCGCCGCCGCCACGTGAACACCCTGCATGGGCGTATCGACGTGGAGGACGCCACGGAGGAGCTAGGCGACCGGCTCGCCATCGGCACGCCGAAGGACCATCAGCGTCGGTCGGTCCACCTTCCCGCCTTCGCTTGGCGCGAAGTCCAGGACCACCTGGACCACCACGCGCCCGAGGACCCGGACGCCTTGGTCTTCGGGACGTCGAACGGCACGGCCTATTGGAACAGTGACTTTCGCCGCCGGTACTTCAAGCCCGCCGTCCACAAGGCCGGGCTCCCGCCACGGCTGACTCCCCACGGGCTGCGTCACTCCTGCGCCTCCCTCTGGCGCGCGGCGGGGGCTCGGGTCGAGGAGGTTCGACAGCAGCTGGGGCACGCCAAGGCCAGCATCACGCTGGACACCTATACCCATCTGTTCCAGGACCGGCCGGACTCCGTGCTCGACCGCCTGGACCAGCGGCATGGCGGCGGCCCGCGTGTTGCCCAAATGTTGCCCAAGGACGACGACGACGGTGTCGTAATACTCCGGAAGCGGGCCTAG